In Poecilia reticulata strain Guanapo linkage group LG17, Guppy_female_1.0+MT, whole genome shotgun sequence, the following proteins share a genomic window:
- the znf830 gene encoding zinc finger protein 830: protein MATSKKGKKVVNQEELRRLMKEKQRQNTEKKRVESPFAKYNSLGHLSCVLCSVQVKSELLWPAHVLGKQHKDKAAEVKEGKSQPAVSQSLPVKRKTQDSVEAVGKKAKPAGQSEXGXPGDFEKPSEKASASTQKSAGLSLLAGVYDEDEDADEADVPAQPAKELPADFFDSSIPPTPAISHSGSILKADAPEKTPEKKDNTAEALPEGFFDDPVRDAKVRNVDAPKDQMDKEWEEFQKEIRQVNTKSEAIVAEDDEEGRLERQIDEIDEQIECYKRVELLRDKRDVLKSKSGSRKDEEMETENNNEEDEEGEEDEEGLLGLLSRDWRAKGALA, encoded by the coding sequence ATGGCAACGTccaagaaggggaaaaaagtagtAAATCAAGAAGAACTCCGGCGGTTGATGAAGGAGAAACAACGACAGAACACGGAGAAGAAACGCGTGGAATCTCCCTTCGCCAAATACAACAGTTTGGGTCACCTCAGCTGTGTCCTGTGCTCTGTGCAGGTGAAGTCTGAACTCCTGTGGCCAGCTCATGTTCTGGGGAAGCAGCATAAAGACAAGGCTGCCGAGGTGAAAGAAGGAAAGAGCCAACCGGCTGTATCACAGAGTCTCCctgtaaaaaggaaaacacaggaCAGCGTGGAAGCTGTTGGAAAAAAGGCCAAACCAGCAGGTCAGTCTGAGWCKGGWYWRCCTGGAGACTTTGAGAAGCCGTCCGAAAAGGCGAGTGCTTCCACACAGAAATCTGCAGGACTGAGCCTCTTGGCAGGAGTTTATGACGAGGACGAAGACGCTGATGAAGCCGATGTCCCAGCGCAGCCCGCTAAAGAGCTGCCAGCTGATTTCTTTGACAGCTCCATCCCACCCACGCCTGCCATCTCCCACTCGGGATCCATCCTCAAAGCAGACGCCCCGGAGAAGACTCCCGAAAAGAAAGACAACACAGCCGAGGCGCTGCCCGAGGGCTTCTTCGACGATCCGGTCAGAGACGCCAAAGTGCGGAACGTCGACGCCCCGAAAGATCAGATGGACAAGGAGTGGGAAGAGTTTCAGAAGGAGATCCGACAGGTGAACACAAAGTCTGAGGCCATCGTGGCAGAGGACGATGAAGAGGGACGCCTTGAGCGTCAGATCGATGAGATTGATGAACAGATCGAGTGTTACAAAAGGGTGGAACTGCTGAGGGACAAGCGGGatgttttgaaaagtaaatCGGGGTCAAGAAAGGATGAAgaaatggagactgagaataacaacgaggaggacgaggagggagaagaagatgaagagggGCTGCTGGGGCTTTTGTCCCGGGACTGGAGGGCTAAAGGGGCTCTGGCCTAG